The DNA region TTATGCGTCGTATGAAAGATATGGCAGGCGTTGGCGGCGGTATGGCTTCTTTCTATGGTAATTTGCCTGATGAAGTTACGTTGACTATCAATGGAAATCATCCAATTTTCCAAACTGTATTACAACAATCTGATGAAGCAAAACAAAAAGAAGATGTACGCAGTTTGACTGATTTGGCATTATTATCTCAAGGTTTATTGAAAGGTGCACAATTGACGAACTTCATCAACAGAACTTGGAATAAAGTAGCACAATAATCTATTTCACATAGTTTAAATGAAAGGTCAACATTATTGTTGACCTTTCATTTTTTAACGTATAAAATATTTGAAAAAATTAGTAATAAAATTACGAATAGTTCCTAAAATAATAATTTTACAATTCATAGAATATCAATACTTTCGCACTGCTTAAATGCACCTTATACTATTAAAAAAATTATAACCACGACATCCAAAACTGTAGTGGCATATTTGCTATGAAAGGTATTATTAGATTTATATCTCTGCTATTACGAGAACGTAAACGCTCCAAACGCGTGTCAATCATGACTCATCAGTATCACAAAAAAAATGCTGAAATAGCCCAATTACCTTCGTATGAAACTTTTGAAAAAAAGATATTAATTATAAAAACAGAAGATATTGGAGACTATCTTTTATTTAGAAATTTTCTCACTTATTTCCGTAATGCCGAAAAATTTAAAGGATATCAAATTACACTTTTAGGTAATAGTGCATGGAAGTCCGTTTTTGATGTATATGACAAAGACTTAGTCGACCATGTAATATGGCTGGACAAATCTAAATACATGCACCATGAAAACTATAGTCAAAAACTATACGCTCAACTACGGGATGAGAAATTTGAATATACTATTTGTCCGGAGCGATGGCGCCATATCGCATGGGCGGACTGCATTACATTAGCAGCAAATTCACTTCTAAAATTTGGGGTAAAAAATACAGATGAGCATACTGCATTTAATGCAGAATCAGACAAAATTTACCATCATATATTTGAAAATAGTTGGGCAATTACACATGAATTTATCTTCAACAAATCCTATACAGAATGGGTAATTGAGGAAAATATTTCCATCGAAAAACCCATTATTCCCAATGAAAGAAAACCTATTTTTAAAGAAAAAACAATTCTATTTAACATTGCAGCTTCAAAAAAAAGTAAAAGATGGCCGATCAAAAATTGGATAAACTTAATTGAAACTGTAAAACAGCAATATTCAGATTATCATTTAGCAATTATTGGCGGTCCGATGGAAATAAAGGAAGCCAATATCATCACTGAAGCTACACACATTACAAGTCTTGTAAATAAATATTCTATTACAGAAACTATTGAACTCCTCAATGGCATTGCACTTTTAATAACCAATGATTCATTTGCGTTGCACGCGGGCATTGGTAATAAAACGAAGAATATAATCAGCATCGCAAATGGTAACAATGCTTTTCGTTTTGCAGACTATTCCTTTTTATCATCCAATCCAAACGAAAGCATTTATCCGAAATATTATTTGAAAAAAAATAAATCACAGTATTTCTCTGATAGAAAGCGTTGGTTTTATGATGCAACAAGTACAGACATCTCTACCATAAATCCTAATGAAATATTGGACAAAATAAAAGCAATTTTATAGTTTGCTATTTGCAATAAAGGTTGAATAAATTAAAAGTATATTGCCTAATTTTGCTTTTCATTTATTAAAAAAGGAAGAGAAATGGCAGTTTTAAAAACATTGACAATTGCAGGCTCTGACACAAGTGGCGGTGCCGGATTACAAGCAGATTTAAAAACTTTTGAAGAATATAAGACGTATGGATTGAGTGCCATTACTTGTATTGTAACTATGGATCCTGACCACAATTGGAAACACAATGTGACGCCTATCGCACCCGAATTGGTAGAAGCGCAATTAAAAACGATTCTTTCAGGAGAGCCCATTCAAGCGATGAAAACCGGCATGTTAGGTTCTGTTGAAATTATAAAAATTGCAGCAAATGCTATCAAAACACATCAATTGAAAAATGTAGTCATCGATCCAGTGATGATCTGCAAAGGTGATGATGAAGTATTACAACCTGATAGTGCACAAGCAATACGCGAATTATTGATCCCTTTAGCTACAGTTACGACGCCTAATTTATTCGAAGCGGGGCAATTATCCGGATTGGGCACGCCAAAAAATTTAGAAGAAATGAAAACCGCGGCTAAAGCAATTTTCGAATTAGGCGTTCCGCATGTTGTCATCAAAGGAGGAAAAGCACTTGCAGGCGAAAAGGCAATCGACCTTTATTATGATGGTACAGAATTTCATCTATTGGAAGCCGAAAAAGATGCAAATAATCATAACCATGGTGCGGGTTGCACATTTGCGGCAGCGATAACAGGCGGATTGGCAAATGGGCTTTCCGTAAAAGAAGCAATCTACAAAGCCAAAGATTTCGTTACTGCTGCAATTCAAGGAGGATTTGCATTCAATCAATTTATTGGACCCGTTTGGCATGGAGCGTATAATCAAAAATAATAGATCTAATTTTCGATATTTCAAAAGAGCGTTTATAAAACGCTCTTTTTTATTTATAATAGGTGTGTATAACTTTTTGACGCATTAGAGTTTATCCACATTGGGGTTTCTTAACAGCCTTGAGCCTTTATCTACATTACTTTTACATCTATTCCGATCCAACAATAAACCAATTGCCGACATCACATTTTCCTATTTATGAGAATAATCCAAAATGTCTGCACAATTATTGCGTTGATAGGAACTAATTAAAGATTTGGCATATTCAAAAATTGTAATATGAAGCATCATTATTTCAAAGTGTATGGCATTGCGCTTGCGTTGTCGAGTATTTCTGGTAGTGTGATGGCACAGGCGACGAGCGGCATTACCGATCCCAATACGGATTTTAAATTAGCTAGAGACTTGTACCAAAAAGGACAAGTGAGTTTGGCTTATCCTCTATTCAAAACCTTATATTTCAATAAAAGTGAAAATCAACAGAGACAATCTGTGATTCCTCTTGCGGTACAGACAGAATCTCAATATTATACCATCGTATGTGGATTGATATTAGATGATCCAACTGCGGAAAAAGATGCGATCTCTTTTGAAGTGGGCAATTTTGACGAAGTAAGAACGCAAATGGTGAGTTATTTTTTAGCGGAATATTATTTCCGTAAAAAAGACTATCAAAATGCTGCAACTTATTATGAAAAAGCAGGTTATGATAATTTGACAAATGAACAACTATCTTCTGTCAAATTCCATCAAGGCTATGCTTATTTTATGTTGAAAAATTTTGCAAAAGCAAAACCACTTTTCAACGCTATTAGACAGATACCAACAGATCCAAACTATAACGCTGCTAATTATTATTATGGTTTCATTGCGTTGGATGACAAGAACTATAATGAAGCTTTAAAATCTTTTCAAATAGTTGAAAAAGATCCGAAATACGCCGCTATTGTTCCTTACTATATCATGGAAATCTATTATTTCCAAGGGGATACGGACAAAGCAATTAGTTATGGACAAATTGTTTTAAATAAAGGCGGACAACAATTTTATGCAAAAGATATGCAATTATTGTTAGGTCATGCTTTTTTCGATAGAAAAGACTATAATAAAGCATTGCCTTATTTAGAGCAATATGTTAGTTCGACTGCAGATGCGAGTAGAGAAGATATTTACCAATTATCCTATTGTTATTATCAAGCAAAAAAATATAATGAAGCTATATTAGGATTCAAACAATTGGGAGGAACACAAGATTCTCTTTCTCAAAATAGTATGTATTTATTGGCGGATTCTTATTTGGAAACCAACCAAAAAGCAAACGCAAGAAATGCATTTCTTTTTTGTTCACAAAACAGTAGTGATTTACAAGAAAAAGAAATTTCTCAATTCAACTATGCAAAACTTTCGTACGAATTAGGATATCAAGATATTGCGCTAAATGAATTGAAAAAATTCATCGCAACTTATCCTAATTCCAACTATAAGAATGAATCAAACGAATTATTAGTAAGCTTGCTCGCCTCTACGAATAATTTTAAAGATGCCATGTCGCTTTTAGACAAAACAGGAACCAATAGTGATATTGTCAAAAGAGTATATCCAAGAATTTTATACGGTCGCGCTGTTGAATTAGTAAATGATCAAAGAACATTTGATGCGGAAACGATGTTCAATAACGTATTAAAATCACCCTACAATACACAAGAAATTCAACCAACTTATTTCTGGAAAGGAGAGATTGATGTTCGTTCGGGTAAATATGATGAAGCCGTTACAGATTTGAATAAATATTTGGCAAATCCTGTCACATTAGGCGAAGTTAATATTGAAAATGCGCAATACAATTTGGGATATGCATATTTGAGAAATGAACAATATGCAAAAGCGTTAGCGGAATTTCAAAAAGTAGCACCGAAGATTAACGAATCGTCTTCTACGGTTCAAAAAGATGCTTACGTTAGACAAGCGGATTGCTATTTTATGCAAAAGCAATTTTCCAAAGCTTCGCAAATGTATCACACTGTCGTAGATAATAATTTCCCAAGTGCAGACTATGCATATTATCAATTAGCCGTCATAGCTGGAGCACAAGGTAGATCAGCAGAGAAAGTCAAATATTTGCAATCATTTGACAAAAAATATGGCAAATCTTCTCTTGCAGGAGAAGCTAATATGGAAATGGCTTACGCATTGATGGCACAAGAAAATTTCGAACAAGCAATTACTCCATTAAACGCAGTCATAGCCAATCCAGCAGCGACATCTTTACGTCCAAAAGCGTATTTGAATGTGGGCGTTTGCCAATATAATTTGAGTAATAATGATGCAGCAATAACTACTTTCCAAAAACTAATAAGCACTTATCCAAATGCACAAGAAAGTAGTGATGCGTTAGACTATGTAAAAAGTATTTACATGGGTAAAGGTCAACCGGATGCATATATAGCATTTATGCATAAGAATGGTAAAGACTTAAGTAATAATGAAGCAGATTCTTTAAATTATAGTACAGCTTTAGCTGCATTAGGAGAGCAACAATGGGATAAAGCATCATCTGCATTGCAAAACTACATTCGTCAATATCCAAACGGTTATAGAAGCATAGACGCACATTACCAACTAGCTACGATTCAAAATCGTAATAAAGATTATAGTAATGCATTATCAAACTTTGACTATGTAGCACAAAAAGCGCCGAATAAATATGCAGAAGCCTCAGTTTTAGAAGCAGGTAGAATTGCCTATTTCCAAAATAAAGACTATAATAAAGCGGAGAAATATTACACGCAATTAAAGTCTATTGCATCCAATGCAGATAATCGATTAGAGAGTATGCGTGGTTTGATTCGTTGCCAATATAAATTGGAACAATGGTCTGATGCATTAACGAATGCAAAGGATTTGTTGAATCAATCCGGAATTGCGACGGATGACAAACAAATGGCAAATATCGTAATTGCTAAAAATGCACAATTAAATGGCGATGAAAGCGGAGCTATCGATGCATATAAAAAAGTCTACGCCTCCGGCAAATCTGAATACGCAGCAGAAGCTAGATATCGTGTAGCCGAAATTTACCTAAGCGAAGAAAAACTAAAAGATGCAGAGAAATCCGCATTTGAAGTGATCAACAAAGCAGGTTCTTACGACTATTGGATTACGAAATCTTATATTCTCCTAGGAGAAGTGTACTATAGAGAAAAAGATTATTTCAATGCAGAAGCGACACTTAAAAGTGTAATTGACAATGCGTCAGATGAGACATTAAAATCTGAAGCGCAAAAGAAATTAAATGCAGTCAATGCAGCTTCCAAAAACGCAAAGAAATAATTTATTATTTATTCAAATAAACCAGCATTCTCATGAAAATGCATAGTTATTCTAATATATTTTCGATGTCTTACAAAAAGGCTTTTTGGGTAGTACTTCCATCTTTACTATTGTGTATGAGCCAAGCGGACGCACAACGTAAAGGCAAAACAAAAGCCAAACCTAAAACGGAGAAAAAAGCATCGACTTCCAAAAAGGCAACAACAAAACCTAAAGAAGATTTGCTTCCTGACAATTCTCAAGATCGTACGGTAAATATCACATCGGCATTTACGCCGACATTGAGAGAATCCTCCAAAATAAATTTGAATGGCACGCCGACTTTACCTAGTCAAGCAACGCCAGGATTGAACTATAATGTTCCTGCGCAAAATTTATTTTTTCCATATGCCCCAGGTGCATTAAGACCATTGTCCTTAAATGAGAAGTATGAAAATCCTTGGAAAAAAGATGGTTTCATTAAATTGGGATATGGAAATTATAATACACCATATGGCGAAGCGGGTTTGTCATTTGGAGATGGTATAAATTCATCATTTGCCATTCATGCAAAACATGTTTCTTCTAAAGGTCCTATTATCGATCAGAAATATGCGCAAACAAACGTCGATTTGAATGGCGTTTTAAACGTCGGTTCAAATAATGAATTGAGTGGTAAATTATATTACGATAATAATCGAAATAGAGCCTACGGCATACGAGAAGATGACAGAGCATTGTACAATAGCGATTCATCTAAATTGTTTTACAACAACTATGGAATTAAATTGAAATTGCGTAACAAAGCAGAGAATGATGCAGGCATCGATTATAGTCCATCTTTAGCCATCAATCATTTTTCCAATAATTGGAATTCTAATGAGTCTAGTTTGTATGTAGATGCACCTATTTCTAAACAAATTGGTGATAATTTCGCAATTAATTTAGGATTTACTGCAGACATCACACAATTCAATAGAAAAGACAGCGCTAAAATCAACAATAATATTTATTATGTAAGACCTGCATTATCCTATAAAACGGACAATGTTTATATCAAAGCGGGCTTTACGCCTTCTTGGAACAATGGCAACTATAAATTCTTACCAGATATCCAAGCTGAGGCAAAAATTAAAGACGAACGTTTCGTAGTTCAAGCCGGATTTACAGGTTATTACGAAAAAAACACGTATCAAAGCTTGGTTGCATTCAATCCTTGGATTAATACGCCAAATGAATTACAAAATAATCGTGCAAGAGAGTTTTATGGCGGTTTGAAAGGATCTATCGGTAGTCATTTAACTTATAATGCGAAACTATCTTATATCACTTATTACAATCATGCTTTATTTGCTAATGATTCATTGTTAGGCAATAGATTTAACGTGATGTACGAACCAAAAATGAATGATCTACGCATTCATGCAGAATTGGGATATAAGGTTGCCGAAACCTTCTCCGTATTGGCGGGCATGTCCATCAATCAATACAGCAATTTGGATTCAAGTGCCAAAGCATTTGGCTTATTGCCATTGGAGTTGAACGGTTCGATGCGTTGGAAAGTATATAAAAATATTTGGGTAAAAAGTGATGTAAACTTTTGGAATGGCACTTGGGGTTTAGATGCCAATCAAGAACCAATCAAGATGAAAGCAGTTGCCGATTGGGATGCTGGTTTGGAAATGGGATTGACCAATCATTGGAGCGTATGGTTGCAAGTAAATAATATCTTGAATAATAAATATCAACGCTGGAACCAATACCAATCTTTGGGTACAAATGTAATGGGAGGAATAATTTATAACTTTGACCTTTCAAAAAAATAATACATTTGCATAAAAGCTAATAGGTCGACAGTTTCTATGGAAAATATTTATCCTTACTTATATCAATATTTGCTGGTAAATAAGATTTTACTACTACCCAATATCGGAACATTTTCGTTGAGTAGTGTTGGTGCGCGATACGATTATCCTACGCAACAGATGCAACCGCCTAAATCTGATTTTACATTTCAAGTGCAGTCCAACCAAAAAAAGAAAGATCACAATCTTTACGAGTATTTGAAAAAAGCATTGCACTTGGAATCTAGTGAGGCGGCGGAAGAAATATTTGATAATTATACCGCCGAAATTTCTAGTCAGTTAGAAAATCACGCAAATGTAGAATTGCCAGGACTGGGAGTATTGATATACAGAAGTCGCACACTAGCCTTTGACAATAGTTTCGAACCTCAATCATTTTATCCCAATTTAAATGTGTTACCCATTTCCAAAAATGGAGAAACGACAACAATTAAATCAGGAGATGCCGAGTTCTCAAGAAAAGAGATGGAAGCAATGTTGGAGAAAAAGAGAAAAGGTATTGCAT from Rhizosphaericola mali includes:
- a CDS encoding glycosyltransferase family 9 protein, with the protein product MTHQYHKKNAEIAQLPSYETFEKKILIIKTEDIGDYLLFRNFLTYFRNAEKFKGYQITLLGNSAWKSVFDVYDKDLVDHVIWLDKSKYMHHENYSQKLYAQLRDEKFEYTICPERWRHIAWADCITLAANSLLKFGVKNTDEHTAFNAESDKIYHHIFENSWAITHEFIFNKSYTEWVIEENISIEKPIIPNERKPIFKEKTILFNIAASKKSKRWPIKNWINLIETVKQQYSDYHLAIIGGPMEIKEANIITEATHITSLVNKYSITETIELLNGIALLITNDSFALHAGIGNKTKNIISIANGNNAFRFADYSFLSSNPNESIYPKYYLKKNKSQYFSDRKRWFYDATSTDISTINPNEILDKIKAIL
- the thiD gene encoding bifunctional hydroxymethylpyrimidine kinase/phosphomethylpyrimidine kinase — protein: MAVLKTLTIAGSDTSGGAGLQADLKTFEEYKTYGLSAITCIVTMDPDHNWKHNVTPIAPELVEAQLKTILSGEPIQAMKTGMLGSVEIIKIAANAIKTHQLKNVVIDPVMICKGDDEVLQPDSAQAIRELLIPLATVTTPNLFEAGQLSGLGTPKNLEEMKTAAKAIFELGVPHVVIKGGKALAGEKAIDLYYDGTEFHLLEAEKDANNHNHGAGCTFAAAITGGLANGLSVKEAIYKAKDFVTAAIQGGFAFNQFIGPVWHGAYNQK
- a CDS encoding tetratricopeptide repeat protein, with the protein product MKHHYFKVYGIALALSSISGSVMAQATSGITDPNTDFKLARDLYQKGQVSLAYPLFKTLYFNKSENQQRQSVIPLAVQTESQYYTIVCGLILDDPTAEKDAISFEVGNFDEVRTQMVSYFLAEYYFRKKDYQNAATYYEKAGYDNLTNEQLSSVKFHQGYAYFMLKNFAKAKPLFNAIRQIPTDPNYNAANYYYGFIALDDKNYNEALKSFQIVEKDPKYAAIVPYYIMEIYYFQGDTDKAISYGQIVLNKGGQQFYAKDMQLLLGHAFFDRKDYNKALPYLEQYVSSTADASREDIYQLSYCYYQAKKYNEAILGFKQLGGTQDSLSQNSMYLLADSYLETNQKANARNAFLFCSQNSSDLQEKEISQFNYAKLSYELGYQDIALNELKKFIATYPNSNYKNESNELLVSLLASTNNFKDAMSLLDKTGTNSDIVKRVYPRILYGRAVELVNDQRTFDAETMFNNVLKSPYNTQEIQPTYFWKGEIDVRSGKYDEAVTDLNKYLANPVTLGEVNIENAQYNLGYAYLRNEQYAKALAEFQKVAPKINESSSTVQKDAYVRQADCYFMQKQFSKASQMYHTVVDNNFPSADYAYYQLAVIAGAQGRSAEKVKYLQSFDKKYGKSSLAGEANMEMAYALMAQENFEQAITPLNAVIANPAATSLRPKAYLNVGVCQYNLSNNDAAITTFQKLISTYPNAQESSDALDYVKSIYMGKGQPDAYIAFMHKNGKDLSNNEADSLNYSTALAALGEQQWDKASSALQNYIRQYPNGYRSIDAHYQLATIQNRNKDYSNALSNFDYVAQKAPNKYAEASVLEAGRIAYFQNKDYNKAEKYYTQLKSIASNADNRLESMRGLIRCQYKLEQWSDALTNAKDLLNQSGIATDDKQMANIVIAKNAQLNGDESGAIDAYKKVYASGKSEYAAEARYRVAEIYLSEEKLKDAEKSAFEVINKAGSYDYWITKSYILLGEVYYREKDYFNAEATLKSVIDNASDETLKSEAQKKLNAVNAASKNAKK
- a CDS encoding TonB-dependent receptor translates to MSYKKAFWVVLPSLLLCMSQADAQRKGKTKAKPKTEKKASTSKKATTKPKEDLLPDNSQDRTVNITSAFTPTLRESSKINLNGTPTLPSQATPGLNYNVPAQNLFFPYAPGALRPLSLNEKYENPWKKDGFIKLGYGNYNTPYGEAGLSFGDGINSSFAIHAKHVSSKGPIIDQKYAQTNVDLNGVLNVGSNNELSGKLYYDNNRNRAYGIREDDRALYNSDSSKLFYNNYGIKLKLRNKAENDAGIDYSPSLAINHFSNNWNSNESSLYVDAPISKQIGDNFAINLGFTADITQFNRKDSAKINNNIYYVRPALSYKTDNVYIKAGFTPSWNNGNYKFLPDIQAEAKIKDERFVVQAGFTGYYEKNTYQSLVAFNPWINTPNELQNNRAREFYGGLKGSIGSHLTYNAKLSYITYYNHALFANDSLLGNRFNVMYEPKMNDLRIHAELGYKVAETFSVLAGMSINQYSNLDSSAKAFGLLPLELNGSMRWKVYKNIWVKSDVNFWNGTWGLDANQEPIKMKAVADWDAGLEMGLTNHWSVWLQVNNILNNKYQRWNQYQSLGTNVMGGIIYNFDLSKK